Proteins from a genomic interval of Rhodothermales bacterium:
- a CDS encoding YeeE/YedE family protein produces the protein MIDFLTQPWPWWVSGPLIGLVVPALLLAGGKQFGVSENLRHMCAATIPGRVPFFQYDWKKAGLWNLTFLGGVLVGGFLAVSMFMSGDPLGISEAARASMSELGISEFEGLAPEAVFSWRGLATVEGVLLIIVGGFLVGFGTRYAGGCTSGHAISGLSNLQLPSLIAVIGFFAGGLIATWFILPLILGGGS, from the coding sequence ATGATCGATTTCCTTACACAACCCTGGCCGTGGTGGGTCTCCGGACCCTTGATTGGCCTGGTCGTGCCGGCCCTGCTTCTTGCGGGAGGCAAGCAGTTCGGCGTCTCCGAAAACTTGCGCCACATGTGCGCTGCCACGATCCCCGGCCGCGTTCCCTTCTTTCAGTACGACTGGAAGAAGGCAGGTTTGTGGAATCTCACCTTTCTGGGTGGTGTGCTCGTGGGTGGTTTCCTGGCCGTCTCCATGTTCATGTCCGGCGACCCGCTCGGCATCTCCGAAGCCGCCCGGGCCAGCATGTCCGAACTCGGTATTTCTGAGTTTGAAGGGCTCGCGCCCGAGGCTGTCTTCAGCTGGCGCGGGCTTGCGACGGTTGAAGGGGTCCTCCTCATCATTGTCGGGGGTTTCCTGGTGGGATTCGGGACCCGATATGCGGGCGGATGCACGTCCGGCCATGCGATCTCAGGCCTGTCAAACCTGCAGCTGCCGTCCCTGATCGCCGTGATTGGCTTTTTCGCCGGCGGCCTCATCGCAACGTGGTTCATCTTGCCCCTGATACTTGGAGGTGGGTCATGA
- a CDS encoding MBL fold metallo-hydrolase, with translation MFFRQVADEKLAQYAYLIGCQATGEAIVIDPERDIDRYIRLAEQNGLNIVAVADTHIHADYLSGLREFAERGVLVYASDEGGPDWTYEWLPRSDYAYKLLRDGDTFSVGNIHFRAVHSPGHTPEHLSYLVTDHGGGADQPIGLASGDFVFVGDLGRPDLLESAAGVRGAMEPAAQQLFQSVQRFLELEDYLQVWPAHGAGSACGKALGAIPETTVGYERRFNGAIQSAKRSEAEFVGAILDGQPEPPMYFARMKRDNRSGPRVLGTLPNPRLLSLEELGKLSGDTSVALVDARLNRDAFLDGHIPGSLLAPFNRTFNTVVGSFVDDETDLYLVIEQAHVEEAVRDLVRIGLDRVVGYATPDMLETFRDQGGHLDTVPRAHMDEIAGLTRDPQHIVLDVRNHSEWLAARVPESKNIAYTRLALRMDEVPENKTLLVHCMTGGRSSVAAAFLKRHGVDVVFLDGLFAEWVAAHEPAAGVAEATA, from the coding sequence ATGTTCTTCAGACAAGTAGCAGACGAAAAGCTGGCCCAGTATGCCTACCTGATCGGGTGCCAGGCGACGGGAGAGGCCATCGTCATAGATCCTGAGCGGGACATTGACCGCTACATCCGACTGGCCGAGCAGAACGGACTGAACATCGTAGCGGTCGCCGACACGCATATTCATGCCGACTATCTCTCCGGCCTGCGGGAATTCGCGGAGCGGGGCGTGCTCGTATATGCCTCTGACGAGGGCGGGCCGGACTGGACGTATGAGTGGCTCCCGCGATCGGACTACGCATACAAGCTCCTTCGGGACGGCGACACCTTCTCGGTGGGCAATATCCACTTTCGCGCGGTGCATTCTCCGGGCCATACGCCGGAGCACCTCAGCTACCTGGTCACAGACCACGGGGGAGGGGCCGATCAGCCCATCGGCCTGGCCAGCGGAGACTTTGTATTTGTCGGTGACCTGGGCAGGCCCGACCTGTTGGAGTCTGCCGCCGGCGTGAGGGGCGCCATGGAACCCGCTGCGCAGCAGCTCTTCCAGTCGGTGCAACGATTCCTCGAACTGGAGGACTACCTCCAGGTGTGGCCGGCCCACGGCGCAGGCAGCGCCTGCGGCAAGGCCCTGGGTGCCATTCCCGAGACGACAGTCGGATACGAACGCCGCTTCAATGGCGCCATTCAGTCCGCAAAGCGAAGCGAAGCGGAGTTTGTCGGGGCCATACTGGACGGTCAGCCGGAGCCTCCGATGTATTTCGCGCGCATGAAGCGCGACAACCGTAGCGGGCCCCGGGTGCTCGGAACGCTGCCCAACCCCCGGCTTCTGTCGCTGGAAGAGCTCGGCAAGCTTTCCGGGGACACCTCCGTCGCGCTGGTGGACGCGCGACTGAACCGCGACGCGTTCCTGGACGGACACATCCCGGGATCCTTGCTTGCACCGTTCAACCGCACATTCAACACGGTCGTGGGGTCGTTCGTGGACGACGAAACGGACCTCTATCTGGTGATCGAGCAGGCTCATGTCGAGGAGGCGGTGCGGGATCTCGTGAGAATTGGCCTGGACCGCGTGGTCGGCTATGCGACACCCGACATGCTGGAGACCTTCCGGGACCAGGGCGGTCATCTCGATACCGTTCCGCGCGCCCACATGGACGAGATCGCCGGCCTCACCCGGGATCCCCAACACATCGTCCTTGACGTGCGCAACCACTCCGAGTGGCTCGCAGCCCGAGTCCCCGAATCGAAGAACATAGCCTACACCCGGCTCGCACTCCGCATGGACGAGGTGCCAGAAAACAAGACCCTGCTCGTGCATTGCATGACCGGAGGTAGAAGTTCGGTGGCCGCTGCATTCCTCAAGAGACATGGCGTGGACGTGGTGTTCCTGGACGGCCTCTTCGCCGAATGGGTGGCCGCGCATGAGCCCGCCGCCGGTGTCGCGGAAGCGACGGCCTGA
- a CDS encoding YeeE/YedE family protein, protein MSQSARRLGLYLLIGIYFGLVLTKSEAISWYRIQEMFRFQAFHMYGIIGSALAVGLISIQVIKRLSAKDLDGLPITIPDKELGSGTRYWLGGTIFGLGWALTGACPGPMFALVGAGLPVMLIAVLSAVAGTWVYGALRTRLPH, encoded by the coding sequence ATGAGCCAGTCTGCGCGGCGCCTGGGACTTTACCTCCTGATCGGCATCTATTTCGGCCTGGTGCTTACCAAGAGCGAGGCCATTTCCTGGTATCGCATCCAGGAGATGTTCCGCTTCCAGGCCTTTCACATGTATGGCATTATCGGCTCTGCCCTCGCAGTGGGTCTGATATCCATTCAGGTCATCAAGCGACTCAGCGCAAAGGATCTGGACGGATTGCCCATCACGATTCCCGACAAGGAACTGGGGAGCGGGACGCGATACTGGCTGGGCGGGACCATTTTCGGCCTTGGCTGGGCCCTCACGGGGGCCTGCCCAGGCCCCATGTTCGCCCTCGTCGGGGCTGGGCTGCCTGTCATGCTCATCGCCGTACTGTCCGCGGTGGCCGGCACCTGGGTCTACGGAGCCCTTCGAACGCGTCTGCCACATTAA